A segment of the Candidatus Kaelpia aquatica genome:
TATGGATAGGTAAAGCAAATGCGTTAATTGGGCGTTTAAGAATAAATGGTGTTATAGATAAACAAACAATGGATAAAGCAAATGTGTTATTGAATTGGCAATCAGATGAAAACATCTTGAAATTATATAAAAAATTTAAAACAAATACTAAAATCAAATGGAAAGAAAGCATTAAGAGCGTAGTAGGTATTGAAATTCCAACGATAAAAGGTTTAGATATATAAGCTATTATGGTTTAATTTCTGGCGAGAGAATATGCTCTTTGTTATTTCTATTTACCGTGTTGCAAAAACAGCAGCAGTTTTTATGCAGATAATGGGCATAATGGGGGAAAGTTTTATATTTGTGTTTTAAAACTAAAGATGTTATATATCAATAAGTTGTTTCAAATAAGTAGGTTATAAAAAGTTTGGTGGAAGTACAAGAGTAGCCCTTACAACGAGGAGGTCGGAGGTTCAATCCCTCTCTCGCCCACCAGCTCTTCTCTAGCCTTACAAATACCTTGTATTTATAGCAATATTGGATTAAAATGTGAAAAGATGAAGCTAAAATCTCTACTTTTATTTACATTTACAGTAATCCTGTTTGTAGGTGTTGTTTTTGCTCAAGAACTTAGCAACGGAATATCCAAGGAGAGTGTTGAGTCTATTTTAGGTAGACCAGACATGGTAACAACAAGAGATGATTTGCAGGCTCAGATATACCCCGTAATCATAGATGTAGATAGGCATGACAAGGAGTTTGAATTCTGGATATATTACCAGCATCCAGATGGTAAAAAAAATTGGGGTTTTGTCGAGTTTAATACAGATAGAGAAGTAGTTGATTTTTCAATCCATACTCCAGGTCAGAGGAGTAAGTATCTTTTAGAGATGAGCTCTCCTGGTGCCGATATCTTTAAAAAGATAGGACACTATAACGGTGACGATTGGAATCTTATGCCTGACAAGAGCAAGACGCTTTTAATTATTGAGATAATGGATAATTTAAGAGGTAAAAATGTTTTTATAAATAGACATCCGTTCTATTATCTGGAAGAGTTAGACTTTTTTTTTAAAGAAGATGCCTATGGGCATTTTACCGTGATTAATACACTATATACTTTTGCGCTATTAAGCAGGGATTGGGATGACGGCCTAGATAAAGATGAAAGAATTAAGCGCACTTTGCCTACTGATATTTGGAGTGATTTTATAAGATGATACCGATTGAGATACGTAAATTCGTCAAGAAGTTTTCTTATGGTTTTTTGGGGACCTCTGATAAGGGAGGTAAGCCGAATATATCTATAAAAGGTGTTGTGTCGGTGGACTCTAAGAGTCTCTATTTCTGCGACCTATTTATGGCTAAGACAAAGAAGAATCTGGAGATTAATCCACAGATCTCATTTTTTGTGATTGATTGGGATAGCTTTGTAGGATATCAGTTTAAAGGTAAGGCAAAGGTTGAATTTAAGGGAGAGTTGTTCGAGAAACATGTAAGCAGCTGGGAGAGGAAGCGTAATGATTTTATAATATCAAGGATGATTGATAATCTAAAGAGTGATAAAATCATAAAAAGACACGATCTCTACCTTCTAAAACCGGAGTATCTGATTGTAATGGACGTAGAAGAGATATACGATTTAGTCGAACCTATCAAGATGCTGGTTAAAACACATCTTGACAAGGTGGAGAGTTGAAGTTATATTATCGAAGAATAATAACTGAAAGAAGGGGAATATGGAAAAAGATAAAATAATAGAGGAGTTTTCTGTCCATGATAAAGACACGGGTTCACCCGAAGTCCAAATCGCTATTTTAACAAACAAGATCATTTACCTTAATCAGCATTTAAAGGAACACAAAAAAGACAACCATTCAAGGCAAGGTCTTCTGATTATGGTGAGCAAGAGGAAGAGACTTCTCAGCTACTTAAAAAGAAAAGATCAAGCGAGATATTTAGGTCTCGTGGAGAAGCTTGGTTTACGCAAATAATCCTCCATATGCAAACCCGCCTTTTAATAACAAGGAGCTATAATGAAAGAGGAAGTAAGAGTTAAAATTGGTGAAGAAGATATTATAATAACTACAGGAGAGATGGCAAAGCAGGCTAATGGTTCTGTGAAAGTACAATGCGGGGATACTGTTGTTTTGGTCAATGCAGTCATGTCTGCTGAAGTCAGAGAAGGGATAGATTTTCTTCCCCTTATGGTGGATTATAGGGAGAGGACTTATGCAGCTGGTAAGATACCTGGAGGGTTTTTCAAAAGAGAGGGAAGGCCTACAGATAAGGAGATATTAACATCTCGTTTAATTGATAGACCGATACGGCCTTTATTTCCTGAAGGATTAAGAAACGAGGTTCAGATTGTAGCTATAGTGTTATCGAGCGACGGTAAGTATGATCCAGATGTTCTAGCTGTTATCGGGGCTTCTGCAGCACTCTATATCTCTGATATTCCATTTGAGTCTCCAATAGCAGGAATTAAGCTTGCTATGGTCGATGGTGAATTTATTATAAGCCCAGACTACAAACAGGTGGAGGATTCTGATCTAACCATTACCTTAATCGGAGATAAAGATGGTATTATTATGCTGGAGGGAGAAGCCAGAGAGATGAGCGAGGAAGATGTTTTCAATGCTATTAGCTTTGCTCAAAAATACTTCCCCTCTATTGTGGATGCTCAGAATGAATTGAGGAAAAAATGCGGAAAGGAAAAATTCAAGCCCGAGCTTTTTAAAATAAGCAGCGATACTCTTGATGCTATAAGAAAAGACGCAGGGGTTAAAATTGCAGAGATTAGTATTATAAAAGATAAAGAAGAGAGAGCTAGTTTATTTTCTTCACTTAAGAGTGAGCTGATAGAGAAATATCAGGAAGTCTATTCAGTAGGGGATATTAAAGAGGCTATCCATGTAATACAGAAAAGCTCTATTAGAGAGTATGCTATCAAAAATAAGAAAAGAGTAGATGGTCGATCGTTGAACGAACTTAGAGATATAAGTTGTTCGGTTGGAGTATTGCCTCGTACTCATGGCTCTGCATTGTTTACTAGAGGTCAGACTCAGAGTCTGGCTGTTACAACTTTGGGTACGACTAGTGATGAGCAGACCGTAGAATCTTTAGAAGGAAAATCGTCTAAAAAATTTATGCTTCATTATAATTTCCCTTCTTTTAGCGTGGGAGAGGTTGGTTTTATGAGAGGTCCAGGTAGGCGGGAGATAGGTCACGGTGCTTTGGCTGAAAAAGCTTTGAGAGCGGTGATGCCTAAGGATGAGGATTTTCCTTATACTGTTAGGTTAGTATCAGATATTTTAGAATCCAATGGTTCTTCGTCTATGGCTACGGTATGCGCTGGGTCTTTGGCGATGATGGATGCCGGTGTTCCTTTAAAATCATCTGTTGCAGGTATAGCTTTAGGTTTGTTTAAAGAGGGCGATGATGAGCTGATATTAACAGATATTGCTGGAATGGAAGACCACATTGGAGATATGGATTTTAAGATTGCTGGAACTAGGGCGGGGATTACTGCTATACAGGTGGATTTAAAAATAACCGGAATCAAGCTTGATTTAATATCAAAAATTCTAAAGCAGTCTCATGAGGCTAGAATCAAGATTTTAGATGTAATGGATCAAGTGATGAGTCAGGCCAAAACATCTGTATCAGCTTATGCGCCTCGATTAACTTCATTTAAATTAGATCCTGATAAGATAGGCGTACTTATTGGTCCTGGCGGGAAGACAATAAAAAAACTTGTAATCGATACTGGAGCAAGGTTTGATGTCGATGATGATGGTGTTTTACATATAGCTGCTGATGACGATGAGCAGCTGCAGGATGCTCTTAGAAGAGTTGAGGAGCTGATAAAAGATGTTGAGGTTGGAGAACTTTACGACGGTAAAGTCGTCAAGGTTATGAACTTTGGAGCTTTCTGCTCAATAGCTCCAGGTAAAGAAGGATTAGTCCATGTATCTGAGCTCTCTAATGAGTATGTTGCTAACATTGAAGATGTTATTAAAAAAGGAGATGAAGTCAAAGTCAAAGTTATTGGCATAGATGATGCCGGTAAGATAAAGTTGAGCATGAAGCAGGTCGAATGATTTTGTTGGGAGATTTATGAAAAAGGAGATTCTCTGCCTGCTTGGGGTAGCAATAGGTCTGTACCTTTTTTTAGCAATCATCTTTTTTTCGCCTCTATCTCATCCAGGTCTCAGTTCTAACGGGATTGATGCTGGAAGCTTTTTCAGGAATATTACCGTTCTCTCTGGCTACTTTTTGCGTAGTTATTTTGGGTTGATGAGCATTGTAATTCCTGTCGTTATTTTTTTCTGGACCTATATGTTCTATTTCTACGAAGAGGATTTCAAGCATTTTAGGGTCAAGCTGCTCTCTTTTTTTCTTCTTATCTGTTCACTGAGTTGTTCTGCTGCGCTCTTGAGTCATTTTAATAAAGAGGTTAGTTTTAATCTTTCCGGCATTGTCGGGTTCTATTTTTTAGATTTTAGCAGGAAGTATTTTGGTTATTCTGGAGCGATATTGGTAAGTCTCTCTATCCTGCTGCTCTCCGCTATAATGGTCACTGACTTACCGCTTTTAAGCTATATTATTACGGGATTAAAGAAATTATTTTTTATTTTAATCAAGGCAGTATCAAGTTTGTTTAGACAGTGCCTCAAAGTTAAAGAGTCTGAATCAAAGCAGAGGTTTTCTAAAGCAGAAAAGGAAGGGATTTTAGAGTTTGAAGATAATGTTTCCGGAGTTAAAGCCGTTAAGAAGAAACCAATATTTAAGATAGAAGATATAGAGAAGCCGCAGAGGCGTGTAGTTCTAAAGCAGTCTAAGAGTGTATCTCGAGGCGGGTTTACTTTGCCGCCTATAGATTTACTGGAATCTCCAGAGCAGAGTAAAGATCAAGAAAAAG
Coding sequences within it:
- a CDS encoding pyridoxamine 5'-phosphate oxidase family protein; the protein is MIPIEIRKFVKKFSYGFLGTSDKGGKPNISIKGVVSVDSKSLYFCDLFMAKTKKNLEINPQISFFVIDWDSFVGYQFKGKAKVEFKGELFEKHVSSWERKRNDFIISRMIDNLKSDKIIKRHDLYLLKPEYLIVMDVEEIYDLVEPIKMLVKTHLDKVES
- the rpsO gene encoding 30S ribosomal protein S15 — its product is MEKDKIIEEFSVHDKDTGSPEVQIAILTNKIIYLNQHLKEHKKDNHSRQGLLIMVSKRKRLLSYLKRKDQARYLGLVEKLGLRK
- the pnp gene encoding polyribonucleotide nucleotidyltransferase gives rise to the protein MMKEEVRVKIGEEDIIITTGEMAKQANGSVKVQCGDTVVLVNAVMSAEVREGIDFLPLMVDYRERTYAAGKIPGGFFKREGRPTDKEILTSRLIDRPIRPLFPEGLRNEVQIVAIVLSSDGKYDPDVLAVIGASAALYISDIPFESPIAGIKLAMVDGEFIISPDYKQVEDSDLTITLIGDKDGIIMLEGEAREMSEEDVFNAISFAQKYFPSIVDAQNELRKKCGKEKFKPELFKISSDTLDAIRKDAGVKIAEISIIKDKEERASLFSSLKSELIEKYQEVYSVGDIKEAIHVIQKSSIREYAIKNKKRVDGRSLNELRDISCSVGVLPRTHGSALFTRGQTQSLAVTTLGTTSDEQTVESLEGKSSKKFMLHYNFPSFSVGEVGFMRGPGRREIGHGALAEKALRAVMPKDEDFPYTVRLVSDILESNGSSSMATVCAGSLAMMDAGVPLKSSVAGIALGLFKEGDDELILTDIAGMEDHIGDMDFKIAGTRAGITAIQVDLKITGIKLDLISKILKQSHEARIKILDVMDQVMSQAKTSVSAYAPRLTSFKLDPDKIGVLIGPGGKTIKKLVIDTGARFDVDDDGVLHIAADDDEQLQDALRRVEELIKDVEVGELYDGKVVKVMNFGAFCSIAPGKEGLVHVSELSNEYVANIEDVIKKGDEVKVKVIGIDDAGKIKLSMKQVE